The genomic DNA GCATGACAAGCATTGACTAGCGTGACATGACTTTTCCCTGCCTAGCTTACATCTCCCAccatctttttctctcagtGCACTTGGTTACTCATCATTCTAATGGTGGCAATCTAAGACCCTTCTGGACTCCTTATTATAGTTCCTGAGAAGAACCTTTCAAAGAGAGCAATTTTCTCCCTTTGAGAGCTCTTTAAAAGTTACAGGATCTCACCAAAGGCTTGTTTGGAAGAAGAAATAAAATCATacacttcatttttttttttttaaataaaccacAATTGTTTGGACTTTCTGAATGCAGATGGCACCATCCACCCGTTTTAACTTTGTATAAGTTTGGTCACCTACCAGGATCTGGACAGTATCTGTCTAAACCTTGGGTCAAAAACTCACACATCTGTTCTTCTCTACTTCACTGTGAAGCAGTTCACTACTCACTCCAACTCAATACACTGATCACCTGTGGCCAAGTTACTGAAGGCCTAGAGCTGATGTTCACCTAAAATTCCCACGGCCTGTCCCATCACAGCCTGTGTCTGTCGGTTGTGCAACCTCTGGTGAAAGCGCAGCCCGCCGCTGTTCCTGAAGGACATGCCACACTGGCTGCACACATAGGGCTTCTCGCCCGTGTGGATGCGGAAGTGGCGCGTGAGCGCCCCCGAGTGGCGGAAGCGCACGCCGCACGCCGAGCACGTGTAGGGCCGCTCGCCCGTGTGGATGCGCAGATGCGTCTTCAGGTTCTCCATGCGGTTGAAGTCCCGGCCGCAGTCGCTGCAGTGGAACGGGCTGTGGCCCGGCGGGAACTTCTGCTGCTTCGCCGGGCGGCCGCCGGACCGCGGCGCGGTGCTGTTGGCCGGTTTGGAGCGGTGGTGCTGGCTCTGGTGCCGGCGCAGGTCGCTGGGGCGCTGGAAAGGCCGGCCACAGATCTTGCACACGTGCTGCTTGTAGGAAGGGGGTAGAACGGGAAGGTTGGGCCTGACGGGGACGCTGTAGTTCTGGGGGTCTGGGTGGGGCAGGGGAGCAGCGTCATTGGGCTGGTACAagctggggagaggaggggggaacaCAGGCAGACTGCCCCCCGACGAACTCATCTCTGCGGCCAGCATTGTCACTGCCATAGGGTGGGCTGCTGAGGACACAACTGCAGTGAATGacattgctaacacacacaaccaatgaTATTTGGGGCTGTATTTATGTCTGTAAATGCATATTCACACCAAATCAAACATATAGAATCAAGAAAACATCACAGGCATTAAGGCTAAAGACTAGAAAATGGACATTAACTGCTATCTTGCACACTCATTGGATCATGGCTGCATTTATATTTCAGTACTCTTACCCAGGGCATGGCTGCCGTCTTGGCTGAGTGCACTAGCATCGCACCCAGGCAGGTCCAGGGGGTCTGGTCTCCAGTCCTCCAACATCTTAGACTGGGCCAACGTGAAGCCATTTGGACCTTCACCCACATCGTCAAAACCTAGCTGGGAGTCAGACTCCGAGATAGAGCCAGAAGCACGGCCCAAATCTGGTTTCTCCTCCTTCACCTGAACTTCCACTGTGGGCTCATATGAGGGGGCAGCCTCCTCTTGTGGATCAGATATATCATTGTGATCTACCCTCCTCTCATTCTGTAAGCAAGGGGCCGATGAAGTTTGCTTGACATCtgttatgtgtgagagaaaaagaaacggTTGACCTCACAAGTAAACATCCATTGCAATTTTGAGGACAAATTATAAAATTCCATTCTTACCTTTTCCCATGCTTGATGTAGGGACCAAGTCCTCTGATTGTGTCGGGTTCAAGGTTTGTGAGCACACTCTGCCGTCCTCACAAATCTCACTGAAAGTACCATCGAGGCGTTCACAACTAGCCTCGGCCTCAACAATTAAATAATCACACGTTTTCTTCACAGAGACATTTAGAGAGGTCTTAGCTTGATCCTCAACATCTTTGTCGCGTTTTTCAGTTTTAAGCCTATCGTTACAGTGCGGGCTATCTGGTTGAACCGAATGACTGACAGATAACTGGACTTCACCATCTCCTGCTGCGCACAAACGCGATGAGTCCAATTCTTTTTCGGCTGATTCCAGACGCAATTTCAGAGACTTGTTCTCTCGCAGCGCTTCGTGCATTTGATCGCGAACATCCCCCAAGGCTTGACCCACTAGTTTAGTGACCTCTCGCACAGCTATCTCCACGGCCACTTCAAAAGCGCCGTGTATTGTGGAAGCCAGTTCATCCTGGAAAGACATGGAAATCTCACTGCTCACGGACAACGTCGATGAACGCTGGGCAGCCATGGTTTCACGGTCTCTTTTGCTCCCTATTGTAGTTTTAAAGCGCGGTTTCATCTTAACAAAAATCGTTTTACAGGCTATCGTAACAGGGAACGTATAGAATAGCCTACTGATTCTGAATTTCTCTGACAACACACAAAATGGTACGGGTACCGTTAGGCCTATCTGTTACGATGCCTTCAGCGATATTGTTACTGAGTTAATAAGTAGTGGACACATTATAGTCAGGAAGCCATCTCCTGGTTCTTACCAAGCCGATATCTTTTAGGATAATAGCGATACTTTAATCAGTAAAACCTATACACTAACGCAAAAGACACGGACCAAACAGAAAACTGAGTAAATTAGCTTGGTGAATGCATGAACGTGTCCACCATGGTTTGTTTACAGAGACGGAGTCTGACTACTTCCGTTTTCCGGTTCCAAGTAGTGGCTTTATCCGCTGTTAATTTAGTTTAATCACTGTTGATTTTGTTTAAGATTTTCTTATCACATTAAAGgtatgtatacattgtaaaACAATTGTAGAGCTTTTTATGAAATCTTGTTGAAAAACACCAGTAGACGTGTATTAATTAACTTCTCTGGTGTTTCAACATGCCCGTATTGTAGGGCTACGCCTCTTCACAGATGAAATTATAAAAATGGTAACACTAAATGGTATATTATATTGGAATATATTATAAATCCTGACATATAATAAACTGCTCTGATAACACTCAACAAAAAATCAGTGTAATCATGTCAAAATATGAGGATATTGGCGTCTCCTTGTGGCTAGCTGTATTCTTGCAAAGTCTATGATAGAATTTCGGGTAACAACATGGCAAGTGGAGATTCGTGAAAAATGAATCAAGGCTACGAACGTGTGACGTAGTAGTGAAATTACTTGACACCTCTTTTTCACTGTCGAAATCTTTTCATTATCATAATTGGTCATGTTCTTCCCTGAAGCAATGCTGGATAAAAGTGTGAGTGATAGAAGAGGCGGTAACTTTGGGGACTCTTTTTTAGGCTGTTAAACATGAGCTTAATTAGTTAGcaatacaatacaacaacaaTATCCAAGCCTACTATAGGGAGCCATTATAGGGACAACTTGCAAATTTGCAGTTTGGTGCGATCTGGATTTCTTCCAGAGTGCAAGGCAACAAGTTGACATTGATGACTAAACGTTCACACTATTTGATACGGtatgtagtttgatattagcAGGTCTCTCTGTCTGGTTATATTATCCAGATTTCATAATGTTTTAGAGCACGTCAAATGCAATCTTGTGGGCTGCTCACAAGATTATATTTGGTGCATGCACgttgctgtgtgtgcataccatTCAGGGTCAAGGATTTGTTGTCAGATGGTTATTCGTGTTAAAAAACTTTGACAACTTCCTCATCTTACGCATATAACTCCCACAACACAAGACTTTCACGAAACCATTATTACTGTTGTTTTCACAGCAGTCACTGTTTTGACTTCATAAATCACGAACACCAGCGgaatcacaacacaaaacaaacacacatatcatcCCGGAGATCTCCTAGACTTCCGCAAACATTCATCAAACTCCCCTCATGCCTGATCCTTCCACACCTGTCAGAAGCTATGATGAGGCTCTATAAAAGGAGTGACCTTTTTGATGAGTCATCCTTTATTAAGGCCTGGGAGACAGTGAATGGTGCTGATAGGAGCGATTGAAAGACCCAATGTATTTAGGTGCCCAGCATGGTGCCAGCAGGGTCAACCTGCCTGCCCCTCCTCTGGAAATGTTAATGAGTGCCTGAGGTGGCGTGTGGGTCTGAGTAATCACAGTGAGATGTTCGCCGCCCTGCAGGTGGCTGGAGATGGTTAGCAGGAGAGAAAGGTCACCTTGTCACCCGTgtcccccaccctcccacagACCAACCCTTTCTACACGGAGTTATGTTTTCCAGTTGACTTGGGACATCAGTAATATCGGTCACCGCTTTTATGTCAATCTCCTCACCCTTAGCATCACAGTGGGACGCTGTGTTCAAGCAGGCCATCAAGAACGGTACTACTGAGCACTGTGTTGAACCAGTGATTGTATAGAAAGTGATTGTCGGGCTCAATAGAGTTGGAACAATACTTCGCAGCGTATGATTTATGGGAGATTGTGATTCGTTCGGGCATGTGAAAAGGTGCCAGTGGTTGGGAGACTCAGGGGTAGACGAGCCAATTAACATTTGAGTCACTTCACGTCATCAGCAGCCTGCCACTGTGCACAGTGCGTGGAGTGAgcgaggaagcgagagagagagagagagagttgcgcAAAATGCCTGCACGATGCGCTAAATGCCAGTGCTTAATCGCAAGTGAGGTGCCTTTAGTGCTAATTGAGTCAGACGTCAACACTCACACCACCCTGGGAAGGCTCAGTGTTCACAGAAAGCCCAGGTTACTCATTTCATAGGTGGAAGAACTTGGCAATGACTCATTATGCACTCACTACACAGCGAGCATTTGGTTACCTGATGTCAGACAGAATAATGGCAAGCAAAGACAAATGTATCACTCAGTCCTTTGAAACTTGAATGAAAGTTTAGAGAGATATGCCACAAAATGGCAGTCAGATAAGGATTTAAAAGCCATTTTGGTTAGAATTATGTTTTTGTGATGAAAATAGAAATGAAAATAGTTAAAAAGGCATCTTTAAAAATCAGGTGCCGTTTCAAGTGATAGTAGGTGCTTTCCTCTTTACTTGGTCAAAAGGAAATGCAAAACCGATGACGACAACAAACTGGTCAGACAAGAAAAATTGACCTCTTTTCCaacatttgttttgattaaGCAGGTGATAGTGCTAATTCCAATTAAGCCAGATACATGATTTGTTTGGTAAACTTGCTGGTGTCTTAAATAGTTTCAGATGCTTTAATACATGCACAGTACTCCTTATCCATGTGACAGCTTGAACTCAAGTGCCCCAGTTGACACAAAATGTGTTATTCCAACATGTCACTTAACTTGCAACAGAAGCAGTTATGAAGCCTGTTGCACCAGCCGTGACAACTCCTTAGAAGCATCTCACTCAgtttaacacgcacacacacaaacaaacacacacacacacacacacacacacacacacacagacacacacacacagacacaaacacacaaaacacacacagacagcccccATCATCCATCTACCACCTCCGTCTTACGTAGTCCACAGTGAGCCAATCAAAGCCCCAACCCTCACCCATGGGAGACCTATATATCCCGGTCTCTGCGTTCCCCCACCAACTACTCTCAAGGGCCACGACACCTACTGTCACTCCTCCGGACTTCCACAACAGAGGCTGAGTGAAGCGTGCCACAGGAGTCATGCTCTGCTCCCAACTCCAGCTCCTATTGGTGTCCCTGTGCACCTCTGCGCTCCTGGGTCGGATCAGTGCCGCGCCACAGAGAGACATCCTGGACCAGTTTCTCAGAAACAACGGCAACATCAAGGACACCAACGTCAGTGAggtgaggatgaagatgaggatgaggagagttGAGCACTTGGACGGGTGGCTGGGATGGTGGGAGCTGTGGAGATGGTGCCTTTTAGAACATATTGTTTCAGTGCCGGTCCTTATACTATATTGCTGTCCGTCATCTCATCCAAGCAACAGGAATGGATATGAACAGTGTGCACATTGGATGAATGTGAAAGATTCTTCACACGTAACAATGTATCTGAGCTGTAAATAAGGATTGTGATGTCAGAGATGTGATGGGTTCCTAGGTAGTCTCGAGCTTTGAGAACATGAAGCTGGAAAAGACCGTTTTtcaattaatcctgtaatttgtATGTCAAACCAGCAGTAATAGCATGAATTCCTCTTATCTGGGGCAATACAATGGTTGTATTATTTCATAATActttcattaattaatttaataacaATTACCTTAACTCAAAAAATAGCAATGgaactttattttttattatcatcaacaacaataaataaataaaaccttaaaataaaaatagtagcaatactaatcttatttttttaatcataatttttgttgttgctgttgttgttactATTATTACTATCTAATATAgcactagtagtagtagtacggCATGATCAAATTTGCACCATGCTCTTACATACTTTTCATACCCATTTAACATGCACCTGCCCTCCCCTGTCTGGCCCCAGGATGTGTCCGAGATGCTGCGGCTAAAGATCCTGGCGGACCTGATGGCCGAGGGGGATGACGATAACCTCCTCCCGGACCGAGGACCGCAGGGCGGACGGGACCAGGTGCCACGACAGCTCCCCAACTCCCAACGGGAGCGCAAAGCAGGCTGCCGGAACTTCTACTGGAAGACCTTCACATCCTGCTAGCCAAGAAGGGACTGCTATCCTACAAGGCATCCAGTTCTGGGGGGGGAGCAATTTATTGTTGGTATATTTCAGGTGAAAATTGCTGAAAATTGCTTGCTGCTCCATTCATACTAAAACACTGAAATTCACTGTCTTGTAGGATGTTTTTCGTTCTTTGCTCACACGGTCACTTTTTATGACTATGCTGTAAATATACATGGAAACGTTAGTGTTACCAAAAGTGAGTTTGAGCAATTGTAAATGGTGGTAAAATGCACAACTGACAGGCACAAATGTCGGTGTAAATGAAGGTCTCTGACCCTTTCCAATCTGCCAGAGGACATTTACTGATATATCCACCCCTAACTGGAATCACACCGTAGTTGACATAACGAGAAGTGACAGAGTGCAAGTGGAGGAAAGGGAGGCAGAATTTCAAAGGATCTGTATTGCTGAGCACAATGAAGTGATGggggtgcttgtgtgtttgtttgtgtcttggaCTGTTGTGGCCACGGAAACCAATGCTTCTCACCAATATTTTCATTAAagctatgtgtttgtatatgcctCAGGTCCTTTACTCGGTGGTggtagtagagtgtgtgtgtgtgtgtgtgtgtgtgagagagtgtgtgcacgcgcgcatATTCTCTTCCCATTCTCTCTTTAAAGTCTGTGGTTGTAAGGCAAACGTATCAGCTCACTTAGGCCAGATCTGTAAAAAATCTCCAAATACTTTAGaatgacaaataataaataataataaacaagaGAGTATTCAGATGCTTTGAAAATGGATGGGTTTATGTATGAAGTATGTACTACAATTCAATGGCAGAGTAAAGCAGATGTCTCAAACACAATGTTCAAAATAAGCACCcacaaccactcactcactcactcactcaacacaactCATGCAGATACGCACACAACTACAGCTCAATCAGGAGTGTTCATCAACTGCCATTCACAATAGTGGGCATTTGTAAGATGGTCTATCTACTTGGCAACAATGCAAATTCACGAGAGATATTAGTCCAGAAATACAACGCAAGGACAACAAGAAAtgacaaatacaaaatgaaaaaacacCAAAATTGTCTTACACATAttctgagggggaaaaaaaaaagcattgacCTAAATGAGGACTAACTGAACTTATGAAACACCGACTGAAAACAAGACTGACATTCAAGTGAAATgcaataaattaacaaaatgaatgtgcaacTTTAATCCAAATTGATATCTTAATGGTATTTAAGTTTAAGAGTACAGTAATTATGAAAATAGACAAAGTGGTCAATAAAGAGCGCACAGTGGGatatctttttttccttttggaaAGGTGGGGTGCATtatgtcaaaacaaaccaaaaaagacacacagaaatggcACAGACTTCAAAACTCACATTTCATAAAACGAGTTCCAATTGTTTTGCATAATTTCAATCCGTTTCATGGTTTCATTTTAGAAGTTGCAAATAGTGGTTATGTA from Clupea harengus chromosome 18, Ch_v2.0.2, whole genome shotgun sequence includes the following:
- the sst5 gene encoding somatostatin translates to MLCSQLQLLLVSLCTSALLGRISAAPQRDILDQFLRNNGNIKDTNVSEDVSEMLRLKILADLMAEGDDDNLLPDRGPQGGRDQVPRQLPNSQRERKAGCRNFYWKTFTSC
- the LOC105907180 gene encoding zinc finger protein 397-like isoform X1 produces the protein MKPRFKTTIGSKRDRETMAAQRSSTLSVSSEISMSFQDELASTIHGAFEVAVEIAVREVTKLVGQALGDVRDQMHEALRENKSLKLRLESAEKELDSSRLCAAGDGEVQLSVSHSVQPDSPHCNDRLKTEKRDKDVEDQAKTSLNVSVKKTCDYLIVEAEASCERLDGTFSEICEDGRVCSQTLNPTQSEDLVPTSSMGKDVKQTSSAPCLQNERRVDHNDISDPQEEAAPSYEPTVEVQVKEEKPDLGRASGSISESDSQLGFDDVGEGPNGFTLAQSKMLEDWRPDPLDLPGCDASALSQDGSHALAAHPMAVTMLAAEMSSSGGSLPVFPPPLPSLYQPNDAAPLPHPDPQNYSVPVRPNLPVLPPSYKQHVCKICGRPFQRPSDLRRHQSQHHRSKPANSTAPRSGGRPAKQQKFPPGHSPFHCSDCGRDFNRMENLKTHLRIHTGERPYTCSACGVRFRHSGALTRHFRIHTGEKPYVCSQCGMSFRNSGGLRFHQRLHNRQTQAVMGQAVGILGEHQL
- the LOC105907180 gene encoding zinc finger protein 397-like isoform X2; this translates as MKPRFKTTIGSKRDRETMAAQRSSTLSVSSEISMSFQDELASTIHGAFEVAVEIAVREVTKLVGQALGDVRDQMHEALRENKSLKLRLESAEKELDSSRLCAAGDGEVQLSVSHSVQPDSPHCNDRLKTEKRDKDVEDQAKTSLNVSVKKTCDYLIVEAEASCERLDGTFSEICEDGRVCSQTLNPTQSEDLVPTSSMGKDVKQTSSAPCLQNERRVDHNDISDPQEEAAPSYEPTVEVQVKEEKPDLGRASGSISESDSQLGFDDVGEGPNGFTLAQSKMLEDWRPDPLDLPGCDASALSQDGSHALAHPMAVTMLAAEMSSSGGSLPVFPPPLPSLYQPNDAAPLPHPDPQNYSVPVRPNLPVLPPSYKQHVCKICGRPFQRPSDLRRHQSQHHRSKPANSTAPRSGGRPAKQQKFPPGHSPFHCSDCGRDFNRMENLKTHLRIHTGERPYTCSACGVRFRHSGALTRHFRIHTGEKPYVCSQCGMSFRNSGGLRFHQRLHNRQTQAVMGQAVGILGEHQL